In Ochotona princeps isolate mOchPri1 chromosome 22, mOchPri1.hap1, whole genome shotgun sequence, the following are encoded in one genomic region:
- the LOC101517650 gene encoding cystatin-8: MIRPGQLSLLLLALSLALVASAEHTGNEVKVLRMLKPVNTTNANVRQSVWFAMQEYNRESEDKHIFLVAKILQAQLQITNRLEYDIDVEIARSNCQKPISEDESCVIAGDPNLEKKLVCNFWVGALPWNGEFTLLKKHCRDE, from the exons ATGATCAGACCTGGGCAgctctccctgctcctcctggcCCTTTCGCTGGCTCTGGTGGCCAGTGCAGAGCACACTGGCAACGAGGTGAAGGTGTTGAGAATGTTAAAACCTGTCAACACCACGAATGCTAATGTGAGACAGAGTGTGTGGTTCGCCATGCAAGAGTACAACAGGGAGAGTGAGGACAAGCATATTTTCCTAGTGGCCAAGATTCTGCAAGCCCAGCTGCAG ATCACAAACCGCTTGGAGTACGACATCGACGTGGAAATTGCCCGCAGCAACTGCCAAAAGCCCATCAGTGAGGATGAAAGCTGCGTGATTGCAGGGGACCCCAACCTGGAAAAG AAATTAGTATGCAACTTCTGGGTAGGAGCACTTCCCTGGAATGGTGAGTTCACCTTGTTGAAGAAACACTGCAGGGATGAGTGA
- the LOC101517401 gene encoding cystatin-13-like, producing the protein MAKHHQALLLLVATVVALVCTRVQAWGSVKVVREFQDISSSYVYVQQALWFAMQEYNKASNDKYFFKVMETLKTQEQVTDSLDYLLEVKIARTMCKKISGENENCLFQQDPQMQKMLFCTFIVSSKPWKFELNVVKQKCRDI; encoded by the exons ATGGCCAAACACCAccaggccctgctgctcctggtggCAACTGTGGTGGCCCTTGTGTGCACAAGGGTGCAAGCCTGGGGCTCCGTGAAAGTGGTGAGAGAATTTCAAGACATCTCCTCAAGCTATGTGTACGTGCAGCAGGCCCTCTGGTTCGCCATGCAGGAGTACAACAAGGCCAGCAACGATAAGTACTTCTTCAAGGTGATGGAGACTCTCAAGACTCAGGAGCAG GTCACAGATAGTTTGGACTACCTTCTTGAAGTTAAGATTGCCCGAACGATGTGCAAGAAAATTTCAGGAGAAAACGAAAACTGCTTGTTCCAACAGGATCCCCAAATGCAAAAG aTGCTTTTTTGCACCTTTATTGTGAGCTCCAAACCGTGGAAATTCGAACTCAATGTGGTGAAGCAAAAGTGCCGAGACATCTAA
- the CST9L gene encoding cystatin-9-like produces the protein MSCWPGKRALLCTLVPLLFGWHLPKTHSEQQNDAADQQNLHTYLPATVEFALYTFNMQSQDKQAYKLEKLLKSWKEKNDQYMAFSMELLVRRTRCGKLEEDTENCPFEDHQDQRRAFTCFFTITTKPWKTEFTLLNKTCSELPP, from the exons ATGTCTTGTTGGCCTGGAAAGAGGGCCCTGCTCTGCACCCTGGTGCCCCTTCTCTTTGGCTGGCATCTCCCAAAGACCCATTCAGAGCAACAAAATGACGCTGCTGACCAGCAGAACCTGCATACTTACCTGCCTGCCACAGTGGAGTTTGCCTTGTACACGTTTAATATGCAGAGCCAGGACAAGCAAGCCTACAAGCTAGAGAAGCTACTGAAATCCTGGAAGGAAAAG AATGACCAGTATATGGCGTTCTCCATGGAATTGTTGGTGCGCCGAACCAGGTGTGGCAAACTGGAGGAAGACACGGAGAACTGCCCCTTTGAAGACCACCAGGATCAGAGACGT GCTTTCACCTGCTTCTTCACCATCACTACCAAGCCCTGGAAAACAGAGTTCACCCTCCTCAACAAGACCTGCTCCGAGCTACCTCCGTGA